The sequence below is a genomic window from Felis catus isolate Fca126 chromosome A2, F.catus_Fca126_mat1.0, whole genome shotgun sequence.
GGCGGGGCttctcttggggggggggtggaaagacgaactctctcttctctttcttgtttacTTATCGACCTTTCTGATGCTTCTACGACGAATATACATCGTCTGTGTTCAAGCAAGGGTGCAAAGATGATGCTCTGCGGCAAAGcgtctttccttttttgaaagtttttatttttttttaaagtctatttattttgagagagagcctgagttggggaggggcagagagagagagagagagagagagagggagagagagagagaatcccaagcaggctccccgcactgtcagcgcagagcccgacgcggggagcgatctcatgaactgcgaaatcgtgacctgggccgaaataatcaagagttggacgcgtaaccgacCGCGTGTCCTCAGCGGCACGGAAGCTCAGCCAAGGACTTTAGGAGATAGTTCTGGGAATACTCAGGCAGTGAGAACACCAGGAAAATGTCCAGGGCGCAGCCAGGAGAGGCCTTGAATTGTCCTGGGGGAGCAGCAGGCATGTGACCAGTCTTCAGAGGACCACAGGGCATCCCCACCTTCCTCAGAACGCGCTCAGACCCTGTCCTGTCCTGGGTGCGGCAGAAATCACCGAGTGTCAGCACCTGCGTGGGGGCCCCGGGACTCGGCTGATAGCTGGAAGAGGGGGTGAGAGAAGAAGGTGCTTCTCAGGAGGCAGATAAAGGAGCGGGAGGCTGAGGACGGTAAGGCGTCTGCTGTTAGGGGAGCCCTTGGCTTTGGAGAAAACCGCAGGGGCCCAGCAGTGACGGACCTGCGAGATGGGGCAGCAGGAAAAATGCCGTTAGTAGAGGGAGTTAgagctgatgggggtgggggagtgcagGCCCAGAGAAGAGTGGGCTCCTGAAAATTTCTGAGAGCTAGGGGACCTGTGTCCTCGGGATAGGAACCCAGGGAAGATGGAGAGCGGGAGAGTACGTCCCAGAGACCAAGACCTTGCAAGGAAGATCTGGTTGCCCTGGGGGGAGCTGAGTATGAGCCAACTGCACGAAGCAGTTTGCCCTAAgaccacagcctgagcagggaagaGCCAGGAACAGAAAGCCATGCCCGGTCCGTGCCTGCCCACGGCGAGTGTAGTGGGGAGCCTGTGCTCTGCTACACTGTGTGCTCCCCAGCAGTCCTCCCACCCAGAAGGACCAAGTAATGCCCCGGGAGAGATGCCCCACAAGAGGCACAGCAGAGCCAGGAAAGGCCAAGGCGCCCGCTCCAGAGGATGCGTCTTCCCAGTGTTCCCAAGGGAAGGTTCAGCCATGCACCCAACGTCTGTACTTGTTCTTAACTCTCCCAGTCCTCACAGCTTTAAACCTCTTCTCCTAGCTGGGAAATGGATGGTTTCTCCCCAGTGACAGGAGAGAACCGGCCCAGTGAAGACCGACTCCCTTCTTGCCCCCAATGTCACTGAATTAGCCATTTCTgcgcagtgggggaggggcggggccaggagAGAGCAGGTGCCTGCTCtgacctctcccttcctttctccccactttAATCCTAACCTTTCTCCCATCCTGCTCCCTAGATGACTCCTACATCACGGGGATCCAGAGTGTATTTTTGTCCAAATCTTCCAGACTGAATTCTCTGGGGACCCACTTTGCCCAGACATTGGAACAGCCACCAAGCTGATGACCTCCTTCGCTTGTAAAATCCCTGGGGGGCAGTCTAGCTGTCAGTGTGGGCAGGTGCCACAGGAGGAGAGTCAGCATGGCACTCCTGGGGTGAACTCTTTGTCTGCCGAGCGAAGTCCCGGAATTCTTCTGGGGGGCCTGTAGGTCACAGTGGTGTTGGGTGGTGCTCGGATCAATGCTGTTCCTGGTACCAGATTCTCCTCTCCTCTGGGGACTGGAAACACGATCTCGTGGGCTCCCCTCTCATTGGGTGGGGCCAGATGACTTCTTCCAGTCAGTAGGGTAGGATGTGACTTCTTGGATGGAGCATTGAGTTGCCTGTGTGAGACCCTCCAGAGTTTCCTCCCTCCTAACCAGATGATGGGGCCCTATTGTCAAGTCAGGGTCACCCTCAACCTGGATCCCTGAGTGATTCCAGTGGGCAGAACCCCTGCCCACTTTGACCGTGTGGCATGAGCAAGGAATACGTTTTTCTTGTGTTAAGCTGATGAGATGTCGGGACTGCATACTACTGAAATATAACCCGGTGTGTCCTGAGAGATACCatcatttgagagagaaaaggaacaggCTTTCTTCCGACTTGTGAATCTAGGAGGTGCAATGATTAAGCAGGCATTGATTGGAATTAGGGGTTATTTCCCATATCACCCCTGATTGTGGACATTACAGAACTACCCAAACGGAAGAGAAAAACTACAGCTGTGTGACCTGTGTAAAAGGAATAGAATGGTAATGATCTGTTCCTCAGATggtccttgtttattttttaatgttaatttttgagagagagagagaaagagagcatgagcagacgaggggcagagacagagggagacacagaatctgaggcaggctctgggctccgagctgtcagcacagagaccgacgtgcgGCTGGAACTCaaggaaccgcgagatcgtgacctgagccgaggttggacgcttaacccactgagccacccaggcgccctggatgtTCCTTGTTTCTAATGACCAGGTGGCTGGAACGGTTCCACATCTCGTTAAGTACAGTGCCCATCACAGGCTGGGTTCCAGGAGAAGCGGGCTGGGAGCTAGAGATCAGTGGGCAGGATGTTTGTTAGGGAGTGCTCTTGGATTGACAGCTGTGGGAGGCAAGGGATGGGAGGAGGCTGGAACAGCCAGAGGGGAGAGGCCAAGCCTCAGTGGAGTCTCAGCAGAAGCCTCCGCCAATCCAATCCCGCCAGGAGTTCTGAAGGTGGGAGGACTTCAGAGCTTCCCCTAGAGGGCTGGATGTTCACGTGGATCAGATGGGTCCCTGGATGTGGTGCCCCAGGAAGGGGGTGTGGCTTTGAGCCGGGTGGCTGTCTTCAGCTGAGGCAGGCCCTAGGGGAGTCAAGGGTGTTCAGATCCAGGCCAGGGGGGGCTCTCACGATGAACGTGAGGCAACTCAGTAGGGCAGCCCATAGCAGTGGCTGGAGTTTGGACGGTACACATCCTCTTTACGGGTAAAGTCTCTctcaagagaagcaaaaataactgGGAGTGATGATTTATTCTGGGGGCTTAGCTATGTCACTAGCAGCCCAAGCTGTCCCCAGGAGGCTTGAAGAATGGGCTGGAATCTGGGGATTGTGGGCATACGCGCACTGGCTGATTGGCCTTTAAATAAAACGCATACGTGGAAGTGTTTCACTACTGAGACTATGCAAGCGAGACCCCCACAGACCCCACCGCTGTGCCTGCCAGGGCCTGACTTACTTTGCCCAGTGGGCAATCCTCACTAAAAAGGGACAGGAGGGACCCAGGCTCCATCCTTACTGTGTGGCCTCCTGCTTGGGGCTCTGGCTCTCAGAGAGCCGCCAAAGTCAGCATGAAAAGGAGCCAAGCAGTccatccgttttttttttttttttaatttttttttttaacatttatttatttttgagacagagagagacagagcatgaacgggggaggggcagagagagagggagacacagaattggaagcaggctccaggctctgagccatcagcccagagcctgacgcggggctcgaactcacggaccgcgagatcgtgacctgagctgaagttggacgctcaaccgactgagccacccaggcgcccccagtcatcggttttatacatgtataatatacacatatgtctACATGCACGTGCAGGCTCTATGGGCAATTCTGGAAATTGCCAGAATTACTATTGCCAGACCTTCCTTTAGGAAGGTCTATTGTTGCAGCAATAGATATCAATATTCCAGCCCTGCCCTAAGAAAGTATTCATTAGGGCCCatcctatgtatgtatgtatacagagtgtgtgcatatattatacatatatatgcatagcTTTTacgtgtttttatttatttggagagagacatagtgtgagtggaggaggggcagagagggagggggacagagggtcccaagctggctccgtgctgtcatcgcggagcctgatgcgggcctcaaactcacgaaattgtgacatcatgacctaagccgaaatcaagggcTGGATACTTAACTGAAGGTTTAGTCTCAGGCCTGCCTCCACAATCATGTACTTGTGATTGAAGGCAAAATGCTGAACCTCTTTGACCCTTAGTTTCCATCTTGGGaaaaagcagggagagagagagaaagagcatgtgtgtgtgtgtgtgtgtgtgtgtgtgtgtgtgttgccagGAATCCTCAATGTGACTTCGAGAATTACAAACACCGTGATTATATGAAAATTGACCAGGGTTAGCAGTTACTGGTTTTCTCCTGTTAGATACCCCAGGGCTGAAAAAAGAGGGCAACTCGCATACCCCCTTGACTTTGGGGCATAAGAAGATCTGCAGTGACTTGTGAGGCTAATGGGTTTGCATTACGTTGAACTTCAACATCTGGATCTGGAGTAGGGGAAGGCCGTCACCCTCACCCCCTTCTCTCGTGGCTGGCCTCGGCAAGAGATAGCCCTGGATCCTGTCCTTCAGATTCCtgtggaaaagggggagggggtctCATTTCTTTGACATAATAGATACATCTCAAGATTAGAGGAGGCTACATCTTTCGAAGGTTCCCTTCCACTAGCATAGGGCAGTTCTCAGACTCGAAAGACATCAGGACCCCTTGGGAGTGCTTGTGAAAACAcggattgctgggccccacccagaGCTTCTGATTCCGTCGGTCCTGGATGGAGCCCTGATTTAAATCTCTGACCAGTGCTCAGCTGATACTCATGGTGCTGGTCCAGAGaccccactttgagaactacAGCTCTAGGAGAGCAAGGGAAAGTAGCTTtggaaatctttctttaaaaggcttttaaaatggtttttgcGTCAGGCCACTTTAAGgacttttcatttattctgctTCTGAAAACTGGGAAGGATCTGAAACCACTGTCCAGCAGTCACCGAGCttaccttagggggaaaaaaaaatcttattaatgCCAACATAAAGCCTCAGGTTTGCAAACTAGGTTTTGGAATGTGCTCATATGCTAAGGTTTACACATACGAAAAGGACCTGCTGCCTGCTTTTTAAAGTGAGTCATTTCCGTGAAGGATAGATACCTGGTTCAGGGGAATGATTGATTTTACCATTTTGGTATTTTACTGGGTGTTTCGCAGATGGTGAGGCAGGGGacaaaaaggcaaatgacagaaaACCCTGTGTGCCACCATGACAAACATCAATGaggctgaggggtggggtggggtgggggtgggtgttggCGGGCAGCTGGGGTGGAAGGTGAAATGTTAGGGTAACACGGTTAGTTTCCATCTCCCGCCTCTCCCAGCCAGGCCAGCCAGGCAGCAGGAGCCCCTCTCTGACTTTGGAGAGTCCCTCCCTCACATTTCAGGGCAACATCTTGTAATTCTTGGATTCCTCTTCCTagatcaaatgaagaaaaaagctaCATACGCATCTCTGGAGGAAAATGTCTGtattaaaagccaaaaaaaaaaccacagaagtaCAAGAAACGCCCACCAGGCCACGTCACTGGATAGATCGACTTGGAAAAGGTTCATAAAGTTCATTCTCAGCGGTAACAATATGTGGGTGTGAAATCCTTCCcatgcctcccccctcccccacctttaaataaattaaaaaaaaacaagaaacttcAAATACTAGGTTTGGATACAAAGAGCTTCTCTTCCTACAGCAATAgcaatttgattttgttttgttttgtttttttactaaaactttcatttaaaacagttattaaatatataaaacaaatacacaggATTTGGTCATTTTCTGCCATGAATATAGGGCACGTGGgtgcggggagggagggcagggggatgCAACCGAGGGGAAAGGGCCCCATTTCCCTCCTCCGTCTGCCGTCTGCCGAGCTGCGCGGCTCCCACCTTGCAGCTGCCCCCTCGGAACCAGAAGCGCCGCCCGCGTCCCGCTGGGCCACCCCGCTGGGCCCCCTCCGGCGGCCCCCTCCCCGGAAGAAGAACTAACGGTCACGACAGCACGAAGCACACCGGCCGAGCCTCCCGGCGGGAAAGGCACCCGAGAGCGCGGACACAGGGCGGGCGCGGGGAGGAGCGGGGCGGGTCACTTGGCCGCCGCCCCCGAGGTgacggccgcggcggcggcggcggcggcggcggccgcggccgcggcggcggcggtggtCCCAGCGGGcacggcggcgggggcggcggcggcggcggcggcggcgctggcGGTGGTCCGGCGCTGCTCCATGCCGTTGGGCAGGAAGCCGGCGATGATGGGCACCGGCCAGATGAGGGCGGCCACGCTCCACACGACGATGACCAGGGTCATGAAGCAGGCCACCAGCGTGGACTCGATGGGCTTGCGGTTCAGCCGCCAGCCCGGCTCGCCCTGCAGCTCCTCCAGGCTGAAGTCCAGGCAGCAGAAGTGCAGCGGCTCGCCCTGCAGCCACAGCGGCCCGGGGGGCTCGGCCGCGGGGTAGGCGGGCAGCGCGGTGGGcgccccggcggcggcggcggcggcggcggcggcggcgggccggAGGCGGCCGGGGCGGCGGCCGCGCACCCAGCCGCAGCCCACGCACAGGCGCAGGTCCTGCTGCGCGCCGCCGGCCGCCAGCCCCAGGTGCTCGATGAGCAGCGGCGGCCCGACGCGGTGGAAGGCGGCGGCGAAGAAGGCGCGGCCGTGCGCGTTGGTGGAGAAGAGCAGCAGGTCGCACTGGAAGCCCCGCGGGCGGCCCCAGCGCACGAGCAGCGAGCTCAGCATCTGCCGCTGCACGCTGATGTTGcacggcgccgccgccgccgcctcctccgggCCCGGGCGCTCGGGGGGCCCGGGCGCCGCGGAGGCCAGCAGCCGCGGGGCGGCGGGCTCGCCCGCGGACGACGCGTTGACGGAGGCGTTGGGGGGCGCCCCACCGAGGCCCGGCGCGTCCGCGGCCCCGCCGCGGGCGGGCGGCAGCGGGCAGGCGGCGGCCAGCAGCGCGGCGAGCGGGAGCAGCATGGCCTGCGGCGGGCGCCTACGCgcgcggggcgggcggcggcTGCATGGCGCACGGACGACTGGCCGGCGAGCGGACGGCGGGACCGCGGGAGCTGGCGGCCGGGCGGAGTGGGGGCGCGCCCGGCACCCGGCAGCCCGCGGGGGCGGCGCGGAGgaggcggcggaggcggcggcggcggcggcggcggcggctcgcTCGGCACGGGGATCCCTCCCCGGCCCGGCTGCGTCTGGGGTTCCCCGCCGCCCCCGACGCGGGGGCCCTCGGACGGCCGGGCTGCTCTGCAGGGCCCGGCGCTCGCCCGGAGCAGGATTCCCCGGCTCGGCTCCGCctcccgcgcgccccgccccgccccgccctccgcCCGCCCGGCTGCGAGACTCGGGGGAGGGCGGGGTTCCACGCGCCGGGCCGGGCGGGACGCGCGCTGGGTGTCGGCCTGGGACCCTGCCGCCTGCGCGCGGCCCGGCCCGGGGCGGAGCGGAGGGTTGCGGGAGCcgcgcggggcgggggtggggggtgggggggtggggaagggggcggggacgGTTAGCCCGGCCGCGGGGCGGGGAGCTTGCCCACGCGTGCGACTCCGGGCGGAGGAGGCGCCGTGGGACAACTGCGTCCTCGCATCCCCTGGTCACGCCGAGGGCTGAGCCTGCGAGTGCTCACCTGGACCCCTCTtgttttacagaaggggaaactgaggccgagagACGC
It includes:
- the TMEM158 gene encoding transmembrane protein 158 codes for the protein MLLPLAALLAAACPLPPARGGAADAPGLGGAPPNASVNASSAGEPAAPRLLASAAPGPPERPGPEEAAAAAPCNISVQRQMLSSLLVRWGRPRGFQCDLLLFSTNAHGRAFFAAAFHRVGPPLLIEHLGLAAGGAQQDLRLCVGCGWVRGRRPGRLRPAAAAAAAAAAGAPTALPAYPAAEPPGPLWLQGEPLHFCCLDFSLEELQGEPGWRLNRKPIESTLVACFMTLVIVVWSVAALIWPVPIIAGFLPNGMEQRRTTASAAAAAAAAPAAVPAGTTAAAAAAAAAAAAAAAAVTSGAAAK